The Streptomyces sp. NBC_00691 genome has a segment encoding these proteins:
- the efeB gene encoding iron uptake transporter deferrochelatase/peroxidase subunit, whose translation MSENTQETREPVPTARAAAPSRRTVIAAGGAGLALGAVAAGGGAALLARDGDTPVPVADSGAAVPFHGPHQAGIATAVQDRLHFAAFDVTTTDRAELVQLLKDWTRAAERMTAGAEVGDGAYGGLPEAPPDDTGEALGLKPSRLTLTIGFGPTLFDGRFGLKDKQPGALVELPKFPGDNLDPARSGGDLCVQACADDPQVAVHAIRNLARIGFGKVAVRWSQLGFGKTSSTTPDAQTPRNLFGFKDGTRNIAGTETDRLAKHVWVSGKDAEGPAAWMDGGSYLVARRIRMNVETWDRTPLSEQEDIFGRDKREGAPVGKAKEHDEPFLKAMKPESHVRLAHPDTNAGATILRRGYSFTDGTDGLGRLEAGLFFLAYQKDVRTGFIPVQTSLSRADALNEYIQHVGSALFAIPPGVRDKGDWWGRALFS comes from the coding sequence ATGTCCGAGAACACCCAGGAGACCCGGGAGCCGGTGCCGACGGCAAGGGCCGCCGCGCCCTCCCGCCGTACGGTCATCGCCGCGGGCGGTGCCGGGCTCGCGCTCGGTGCCGTCGCGGCGGGCGGCGGCGCCGCCCTGCTGGCCCGGGACGGGGACACCCCCGTACCGGTCGCCGACAGCGGAGCGGCCGTTCCCTTCCACGGCCCGCACCAGGCCGGTATCGCCACCGCCGTCCAGGACCGGCTGCACTTCGCGGCCTTCGACGTGACGACGACCGACCGCGCCGAGCTGGTCCAGCTCCTCAAGGACTGGACCCGGGCGGCCGAGCGCATGACGGCCGGCGCCGAGGTCGGCGACGGCGCCTACGGCGGCCTCCCGGAGGCCCCGCCGGACGACACCGGCGAGGCCCTCGGCCTCAAGCCCTCCCGGCTCACCCTCACCATCGGCTTCGGCCCCACGCTGTTCGACGGGCGCTTCGGGCTGAAGGACAAGCAGCCCGGGGCCCTGGTGGAGCTGCCCAAGTTCCCGGGCGACAACCTGGATCCGGCCCGCAGCGGCGGCGACCTCTGCGTCCAGGCGTGCGCGGACGACCCGCAGGTCGCCGTGCACGCCATCCGGAACCTGGCGCGGATCGGCTTCGGCAAGGTCGCGGTGCGCTGGTCCCAGCTGGGCTTCGGCAAGACGTCCTCGACCACGCCGGACGCCCAGACGCCCCGCAACCTCTTCGGCTTCAAGGACGGCACCCGCAACATCGCCGGCACCGAGACCGACCGGCTCGCCAAGCACGTCTGGGTCTCCGGCAAGGACGCCGAGGGGCCGGCCGCCTGGATGGACGGCGGCTCCTACCTCGTCGCCCGCCGCATCCGGATGAACGTCGAGACCTGGGACCGCACCCCGCTCTCCGAGCAGGAGGACATCTTCGGCCGCGACAAGCGCGAGGGCGCGCCCGTCGGCAAGGCCAAGGAGCACGACGAGCCGTTCCTCAAGGCGATGAAGCCGGAATCCCACGTCCGGCTCGCCCACCCCGACACCAACGCCGGGGCGACCATCCTGCGCCGCGGCTACTCCTTCACCGACGGCACCGACGGCCTCGGCCGCCTGGAGGCCGGGCTGTTCTTCCTGGCGTACCAGAAGGACGTCCGGACCGGCTTCATCCCGGTCCAGACCTCCCTGTCGCGGGCCGACGCCCTCAACGAGTACATCCAGCACGTGGGTTCCGCGCTGTTCGCGATCCCGCCGGGCGTCCGAGACAAGGGCGACTGGTGGGGCCGGGCGCTGTTCTCGTGA
- the efeU gene encoding iron uptake transporter permease EfeU, whose amino-acid sequence MFGNYLIGLREGLEASLVVCILIAYLVKTGRRDALKPIWIGIGVAVGVALAFGAGLEFGSQELTFEAQELLGGSLSIVAVVLVTWMVFWMRRTARHLKAELHGKLDAALRMGTGALVATAFLAVGREGLETALFVWASVRASSDGTSAPLVGVLLGLATAVLLGWLFYRGALRINLATFFTWTGGMLVVVAAGVLAYGVHDLQEARFLDGLADKAFDVSATIPPDSWYGTLLKGVFNFQPNPTVLQVTVWALYLVPTLALFLAPIGSGPSVRVKKQKATDEKADAEASAETTA is encoded by the coding sequence GTGTTCGGTAACTATCTGATCGGCCTGCGCGAGGGCCTCGAAGCCAGCCTCGTCGTCTGCATCCTCATCGCCTATCTGGTGAAGACCGGCCGGCGGGACGCGCTGAAGCCGATCTGGATCGGCATCGGCGTGGCCGTCGGTGTGGCCCTGGCCTTCGGCGCCGGGCTCGAGTTCGGCTCCCAGGAGCTGACCTTCGAGGCGCAGGAACTGCTCGGCGGCTCGCTCTCGATCGTCGCGGTCGTCCTGGTGACCTGGATGGTCTTCTGGATGCGGCGCACCGCCCGGCACCTCAAGGCCGAGCTGCACGGCAAGCTGGACGCGGCCCTGCGGATGGGCACGGGCGCGCTGGTCGCCACCGCCTTCCTGGCCGTGGGCCGCGAGGGCCTGGAGACGGCGCTGTTCGTGTGGGCCTCGGTCCGGGCCTCCTCGGACGGCACGTCCGCCCCGCTGGTCGGTGTCCTCCTCGGACTGGCCACGGCGGTGCTCCTCGGCTGGCTGTTCTACCGGGGCGCGCTGAGGATCAACCTGGCCACGTTCTTCACCTGGACCGGCGGAATGCTGGTCGTGGTCGCGGCGGGCGTCCTCGCGTACGGCGTGCACGACCTCCAGGAGGCCCGCTTCCTCGACGGCCTCGCCGACAAGGCCTTCGACGTCTCGGCGACGATCCCGCCGGACAGCTGGTACGGCACGCTCCTCAAGGGCGTGTTCAACTTCCAGCCGAACCCGACGGTCCTTCAGGTCACGGTGTGGGCGCTGTATCTGGTCCCGACGCTCGCGCTGTTCCTGGCCCCGATAGGGTCGGGTCCGTCCGTGCGGGTGAAGAAGCAGAAGGCGACCGATGAGAAGGCTGACGCTGAGGCGAGCGCCGAGACCACCGCTTGA
- a CDS encoding bifunctional DNA primase/polymerase encodes MGDGIGRYRGPESKLAQWLRRRPKRTAADDENDREKLLLAVAAAGLPLAPAAYPVGYSCSCERIGCPTPARHPVSFAWQTQSTTDRAQIERWARNEPEANFITATGMVHDVLDVPLAAGRAALERLLAEGVEVGPVAESAEVDTVGGRMLFFTATRGTPEDEDEWWPCELDCHPETMDEHPGLRWHCRGSYVLVPPARLPGDESAHPVVAWLRGPEHPLPDPLNLLETLQDVCARHAAAREAESDGEHTAHEIAWPLTR; translated from the coding sequence ATGGGCGACGGGATCGGCCGCTACCGCGGCCCGGAGAGCAAACTCGCACAGTGGCTGCGCAGGCGCCCGAAACGCACCGCGGCCGACGACGAGAACGACCGCGAGAAGCTGCTCCTGGCCGTCGCCGCCGCCGGGCTGCCCCTCGCCCCCGCCGCGTACCCCGTCGGCTACAGCTGTTCCTGTGAGCGGATCGGCTGTCCCACCCCGGCCCGGCACCCGGTCTCCTTCGCCTGGCAGACGCAGTCGACCACCGACCGCGCCCAGATCGAGCGCTGGGCCCGCAACGAGCCCGAGGCGAACTTCATCACCGCCACCGGCATGGTCCACGACGTCCTCGACGTGCCCCTCGCAGCCGGCCGCGCCGCCCTGGAGCGCCTCCTCGCCGAGGGCGTCGAGGTCGGACCGGTCGCCGAGTCCGCCGAGGTCGACACGGTCGGCGGGCGGATGCTCTTCTTCACCGCCACCCGCGGCACCCCCGAGGACGAGGACGAGTGGTGGCCGTGTGAGCTCGACTGCCACCCCGAGACCATGGACGAGCACCCGGGGCTCCGCTGGCACTGCCGCGGCAGCTACGTCCTCGTACCGCCCGCCCGGCTCCCCGGGGACGAGAGCGCCCATCCGGTCGTCGCCTGGCTCCGCGGCCCCGAGCATCCGCTGCCCGACCCGCTGAACCTCCTGGAGACCCTCCAGGACGTCTGCGCCCGCCACGCGGCCGCGCGTGAGGCGGAGAGCGACGGCGAGCACACGGCCCACGAGATCGCCTGGCCGCTGACCCGCTGA
- a CDS encoding TetR/AcrR family transcriptional regulator, with the protein MSDTKAPDASRRSERSRRAIFDAALALVSETGYARTTIEGIAARAGVGKQTIYRWWPSKAAVLLDAFLDLAARANEALGGDATSEIPDTGDLAADLRYVLRATVDEMNDPAFDAPTRALAAEGIVDPELGARFTEALLEPQLQYYARRIEAAQTAGDVDPGVDPRIALELLVGPLHHRWLHRTLPLTHAYADSLVDLALRGLAPRS; encoded by the coding sequence ATGTCCGACACCAAGGCCCCCGACGCCTCCCGCCGCAGCGAGCGCTCCCGCCGCGCCATCTTCGACGCCGCCCTCGCCCTCGTCTCCGAGACCGGCTACGCGAGGACCACCATCGAGGGCATCGCCGCCCGCGCCGGGGTCGGCAAGCAGACCATCTACCGCTGGTGGCCCTCCAAGGCGGCCGTCCTCCTCGACGCCTTCCTGGACCTGGCGGCCCGCGCCAACGAGGCCCTGGGCGGGGACGCCACGAGTGAGATCCCCGACACCGGCGACCTCGCCGCCGACCTCAGGTACGTCCTGCGCGCCACCGTCGACGAGATGAACGACCCCGCCTTCGACGCCCCCACCCGCGCTCTGGCCGCCGAGGGCATCGTCGACCCCGAGCTCGGCGCCCGCTTCACCGAGGCGCTCCTCGAACCGCAGCTCCAGTACTACGCCCGCCGCATCGAGGCGGCCCAGACGGCCGGGGACGTGGACCCCGGCGTCGACCCCCGGATCGCCCTCGAACTCCTCGTCGGACCGCTCCACCACCGCTGGCTCCACCGCACGCTGCCGCTCACCCACGCGTACGCCGACAGCCTCGTCGACCTCGCCCTCCGGGGCCTCGCGCCGAGGTCCTGA
- the ddaH gene encoding dimethylargininase, translating to MRTTPRASSPRRYLMCPPTHFTVTYSINPWMDPTKPVDLPLALTQWEDLRDRYLALGHTVELLVPDPALPDMVFAANGATVVDGRVLGARFAHAERTAEAAAHLAWFRGNGWAAEDVRDPEHINEGEGDFAVTASWILAGRGFRSSPLSHDEAQEFFGRPVIGLELVDPRYYHLDTALSVLDDAGDEVMYYPDAFSPGSRAVLARLFPDALIATAEDAAALGLNAVSDGRNVLLPQAAVGLFEPLRQRGFEPVGMDLGELLKGGGSVKCCTQELRS from the coding sequence TTGCGCACCACTCCGCGCGCGTCCTCGCCCCGCCGTTACCTGATGTGCCCACCCACGCACTTCACGGTGACGTACTCCATCAACCCCTGGATGGACCCCACGAAACCGGTCGACCTGCCGCTGGCCCTCACCCAGTGGGAGGACCTGCGCGACCGCTACCTCGCCCTCGGCCACACGGTCGAGCTGCTCGTCCCCGACCCGGCGCTGCCGGACATGGTCTTCGCGGCGAACGGCGCCACCGTCGTCGACGGCCGGGTCCTCGGAGCGAGGTTCGCCCACGCGGAGCGCACGGCCGAGGCCGCGGCGCACCTGGCCTGGTTCCGGGGAAACGGCTGGGCGGCCGAGGACGTACGGGACCCCGAGCACATCAACGAGGGCGAGGGGGACTTCGCCGTCACCGCCTCCTGGATCCTCGCCGGCCGCGGCTTCCGCTCCAGCCCGCTCTCGCACGACGAGGCGCAGGAGTTCTTCGGCCGCCCGGTGATCGGCCTCGAACTGGTGGACCCGCGGTACTACCACCTGGACACGGCCCTGTCCGTGCTGGACGACGCGGGCGACGAGGTCATGTACTACCCGGACGCCTTCTCTCCTGGCAGTCGCGCGGTGCTCGCCCGGCTCTTCCCCGACGCCCTGATCGCGACGGCCGAGGACGCGGCGGCCCTCGGTCTGAACGCGGTCAGCGACGGCCGGAACGTCCTCCTCCCGCAGGCGGCGGTGGGTCTCTTCGAGCCGCTGCGGCAGCGGGGGTTCGAGCCGGTCGGCATGGACCTCGGCGAACTCCTCAAGGGCGGTGGCAGCGTGAAGTGCTGCACCCAGGAGCTGCGGTCCTAG
- a CDS encoding small ribosomal subunit Rsm22 family protein — protein sequence MNASAPSADSLRAALAGLLDGLPPKQAAQAVDRLIASYRGTTPTDAPVLRDRSDVAAYAAYRMPATFEAVRSALGALRAAVPDWEPRTHTDVGGGTGAAAWAVAEAWEEQPPRTTVLDWAEPALALGRELAAGALDAEWRTARIGGALRLADTDLVTVSYVLKELTGADRAALVAEAARAARMVVIVEPGTPDGYERIIAARTLLIEAGFTVAAPCPHSGACPIEPGTDWCHFSARVSRSSLHRKVKGGSLPYEDEKFSYVAATRIPPVPAASRITRRPQIRKGLVQLDLCGPDGLARETVTKRHGPLYKKARDAEWGDSWPPEDADGAGRS from the coding sequence GTGAACGCCTCCGCTCCCTCCGCCGACTCCCTGCGCGCCGCCCTCGCCGGCCTCCTCGACGGGCTTCCGCCCAAGCAGGCCGCCCAGGCCGTCGACCGGCTGATCGCCAGCTACCGGGGGACCACCCCGACGGACGCCCCCGTGCTGCGCGACCGCTCCGATGTCGCCGCGTACGCCGCGTACCGGATGCCGGCGACCTTCGAGGCGGTACGGAGCGCCCTCGGCGCCCTGCGCGCGGCGGTGCCCGACTGGGAGCCGCGTACCCACACCGACGTCGGCGGCGGTACGGGCGCGGCCGCCTGGGCCGTCGCCGAGGCCTGGGAGGAGCAGCCGCCCCGCACCACCGTCCTGGACTGGGCCGAGCCGGCCCTCGCCCTCGGGCGTGAGCTCGCCGCGGGCGCCCTGGACGCCGAGTGGCGCACGGCCAGGATCGGCGGCGCGCTGCGGCTCGCCGACACGGACCTCGTCACCGTCTCGTACGTGCTCAAGGAGCTGACCGGGGCCGACCGGGCCGCACTCGTGGCCGAGGCGGCGCGTGCCGCGCGGATGGTCGTGATCGTCGAGCCCGGCACCCCCGACGGCTACGAGCGGATCATCGCGGCCCGCACCCTGCTGATCGAGGCCGGTTTCACGGTCGCCGCGCCCTGCCCGCACAGCGGGGCCTGTCCGATCGAGCCGGGCACGGACTGGTGCCACTTCTCGGCCCGGGTCAGCCGTTCCTCGCTGCACCGGAAGGTGAAGGGCGGCTCGCTGCCGTACGAGGACGAGAAGTTCAGCTACGTGGCGGCGACCCGGATCCCCCCGGTGCCGGCGGCCTCCCGCATCACCCGCAGGCCGCAGATCCGCAAGGGTCTGGTCCAGCTCGACCTGTGCGGCCCGGACGGCCTGGCCCGCGAGACGGTCACCAAGCGCCACGGCCCGCTCTACAAGAAGGCCCGCGACGCGGAGTGGGGCGACTCCTGGCCGCCGGAGGACGCGGACGGCGCGGGCCGCTCCTGA
- a CDS encoding hemerythrin domain-containing protein, which yields MCHYCGCREIPLIKEFIAEHESVTDLAGDAVRALDGGDRDRARTLAARMAVELRAHWAGEERGLFAVMRENEEYTAYVDALALEHRELAAFLDGLDLDSAEERAAFVRAVDELHAHIAKEEDGLFPASLTELTGEQWDRSIDAWRTVHSRDPLPG from the coding sequence ATGTGCCACTACTGCGGGTGCCGCGAGATCCCGCTGATCAAGGAGTTCATCGCCGAGCACGAGTCGGTCACCGACCTCGCCGGGGACGCCGTGCGCGCGCTCGACGGCGGCGACCGGGACCGCGCGCGGACCCTGGCCGCGCGGATGGCCGTCGAACTCCGGGCCCACTGGGCGGGGGAGGAGCGGGGGCTGTTCGCGGTCATGCGGGAGAACGAGGAGTACACGGCCTACGTCGACGCCCTCGCCCTGGAGCACCGGGAGCTCGCCGCCTTCCTGGACGGACTCGACCTCGACTCGGCCGAGGAGCGCGCGGCCTTCGTCCGCGCCGTCGACGAGCTCCACGCGCACATCGCCAAGGAGGAGGACGGCCTCTTCCCGGCCTCCCTGACCGAACTCACGGGTGAGCAGTGGGACCGGTCCATCGACGCCTGGCGGACGGTCCACTCCCGGGACCCGCTGCCGGGCTGA
- a CDS encoding Bcr/CflA family multidrug efflux MFS transporter, whose product MPESGQKTTQGHITERAPASTGNATARRTGLLVTLVLGGLTALPPLSMDMYLPALPEVTGALHAPAATVQLTLTACLAGMALGQLVVGPMSDKWGRRRPLLIGMIVYVLATAVCALAPTAELLIGFRLLQGLAGAAGIVIARAVVRDLYDGVEMARFFSTLMLISGVAPIIAPLIGGQILRITDWRGVFYVLTVIGILLTLVVWRFLAETLPPERRHEGGVGQALRTMKGLLTDRVFTGYMLTGGLAFAALFAYISASPFVVQEIYGASPQTFSLLFGLNSIGLVAVGQINGKLLIGRVSLDKALGWGLGTILVSSLALLLMTSGVFGKVGLVPVAAGLFVLMSAMGLAMPNTNAQALMRTPHAAGSASALLGTTSFLVGAVASPLVGIAGEHTAVPMAVVQLTCAVLALACFLGLCRPWQKAKAAPGV is encoded by the coding sequence ATGCCGGAGAGCGGCCAGAAAACAACACAAGGGCACATAACCGAAAGAGCCCCCGCGTCGACAGGCAACGCGACCGCCCGGCGCACCGGGCTGCTCGTCACCCTCGTCCTCGGCGGGCTCACCGCGCTGCCCCCGCTCTCCATGGACATGTACCTCCCGGCCCTGCCCGAGGTCACCGGCGCGCTCCACGCCCCCGCCGCCACCGTCCAGCTCACCCTCACCGCCTGCCTCGCCGGCATGGCCCTCGGCCAGCTCGTCGTCGGCCCCATGAGCGACAAGTGGGGCCGCCGCCGCCCGCTGCTCATCGGCATGATCGTGTACGTCCTCGCCACCGCCGTCTGCGCCCTCGCCCCCACCGCCGAGCTGCTCATCGGCTTCCGGCTGCTCCAGGGCCTCGCCGGCGCCGCCGGCATCGTCATCGCCCGCGCGGTCGTCCGCGACCTGTACGACGGCGTGGAGATGGCCCGGTTCTTCTCCACCCTGATGCTGATCTCCGGCGTCGCCCCGATCATCGCGCCGCTCATCGGCGGCCAGATCCTGCGGATCACCGACTGGCGGGGCGTCTTCTACGTCCTCACCGTCATCGGCATCCTCCTCACCCTCGTCGTCTGGCGCTTCCTCGCCGAGACGCTGCCGCCCGAGCGTCGGCACGAGGGCGGGGTCGGCCAGGCCCTGCGCACCATGAAGGGGCTGCTCACCGACCGCGTCTTCACCGGGTACATGCTGACCGGCGGCCTCGCCTTCGCCGCCCTCTTCGCGTACATCTCCGCCTCGCCGTTCGTCGTCCAGGAGATCTACGGGGCCTCGCCGCAGACCTTCAGCCTGCTCTTCGGCCTCAACTCGATCGGCCTCGTCGCCGTCGGCCAGATCAACGGCAAGCTGCTCATCGGCCGCGTCAGCCTCGACAAGGCGCTCGGGTGGGGCCTCGGGACCATCCTCGTCTCCTCCCTCGCGCTGCTCCTCATGACCAGCGGCGTCTTCGGGAAGGTCGGGCTCGTACCGGTCGCGGCCGGACTCTTCGTCCTGATGTCCGCGATGGGCCTCGCCATGCCCAACACCAACGCCCAGGCCCTGATGCGCACCCCGCACGCCGCCGGCTCCGCGTCCGCGCTGCTCGGCACCACGTCGTTCCTCGTCGGCGCCGTCGCCTCCCCGCTCGTCGGCATCGCCGGTGAGCACACCGCCGTCCCGATGGCGGTCGTCCAGCTGACCTGCGCCGTCCTGGCCCTGGCCTGCTTCCTGGGCCTGTGCCGCCCGTGGCAGAAGGCCAAGGCCGCCCCCGGGGTCTAG
- a CDS encoding Gfo/Idh/MocA family protein, translating into MGETVRWGILATGGIAERFTTDLLTLDGAEVVAVASRTEASAKAFADRFGIPRAYGEWAGLFADADVDVVYVATPHHAHREAAGRALEAGKAVLCEKALTLNAREAEELVTLSRDRGLFLMEAMWMYCNPLIRRLTELVRGGAIGEIRTVQADFGLAGPFPADHRLRDPAVGGGALLDLGVYPVSFAQLLLGEPDTVQAHALLSPEGVDLNTGMLLGWSDSGASALLSCSLDADTPLTASVTGSLGRIDLPRGFFFPERFTLHRNGHEPEEFTSSDDPHPLRHEAAEVMRCLRAGETESPLVPLGGSLAVMRTLDAVRDRIGVRYPQEAAVARA; encoded by the coding sequence ATGGGTGAGACGGTGCGCTGGGGAATCCTGGCGACGGGCGGCATAGCGGAGCGGTTCACCACGGACCTGCTCACGCTCGACGGCGCGGAGGTCGTCGCGGTGGCGTCCCGCACGGAGGCGTCCGCGAAGGCCTTCGCGGACCGGTTCGGCATCCCGCGCGCGTACGGCGAGTGGGCCGGGCTGTTCGCCGACGCGGACGTCGACGTGGTGTACGTGGCGACCCCGCACCACGCGCACCGGGAGGCGGCCGGTCGCGCCCTGGAGGCGGGCAAGGCGGTGCTCTGCGAAAAGGCTCTCACGCTCAACGCCCGCGAGGCAGAGGAACTCGTCACCCTGTCCCGGGACCGTGGCCTCTTCCTGATGGAGGCCATGTGGATGTACTGCAATCCGCTGATCCGGCGCCTCACGGAACTGGTCCGCGGCGGGGCGATCGGCGAGATCCGGACCGTACAGGCGGACTTCGGGCTCGCGGGTCCGTTCCCGGCGGACCACCGGCTGCGGGACCCCGCGGTGGGCGGCGGGGCGCTGCTCGACCTCGGCGTGTACCCGGTGTCGTTCGCGCAGCTGCTCCTCGGTGAGCCGGACACGGTCCAGGCGCACGCGCTGCTCTCCCCGGAGGGCGTCGACCTGAACACCGGCATGCTGCTCGGCTGGTCGGACTCCGGGGCCTCGGCACTCCTGTCCTGCTCGCTCGACGCGGACACCCCGCTGACCGCCTCGGTGACGGGCTCGCTGGGCCGGATCGACCTCCCGCGCGGGTTCTTCTTCCCGGAACGCTTCACCCTGCACCGCAACGGCCACGAGCCGGAGGAGTTCACGTCGTCGGACGACCCCCACCCCCTCCGGCACGAGGCCGCCGAGGTCATGCGCTGCCTGCGGGCGGGCGAGACGGAGTCCCCGCTCGTCCCCCTCGGCGGCTCGCTCGCGGTGATGCGGACACTCGACGCGGTACGGGACCGCATCGGCGTCCGCTACCCCCAGGAAGCGGCGGTCGCCCGGGCCTGA
- a CDS encoding alkaline phosphatase D family protein, which produces MNRVHDVHEHSEELRAAARHLGRRRFLTVTGAAAALAFATQLPAAGSAAAAEFDGRRMAEDPFTLGVASGDPLPGSVLLWTRLAPRPFEPGGGLPAERVSVHWELARDERFTRTVRRGRATAHPEFSHTVHVEVEHLDADREFFYRFRVGAWTSPVGRTRTAPAPWARNAGLKLAAVSCQAYHDGYFTAYRHLAQEDVDVVFHLGDYLYEYAVNATGGARAYTDRTLPAVFNRETLTLDDYRLRYGLYKSDPDLRAAHAAHPFVVTWDDHETENNYAGGTPENDVPPEEFLLRRAAAYRAYWEHQPLRTPQRPQGADMRLYRRLRFGRLAQFDILDTRQYRSDQAYGDGWQVPGPESENPARTMTGATQERWLLDGWRCSRSRWNVLPQQVVLAERRDRATADFKLSMDSWDGYPASRQRILAGAATAGVENLMVLTGDVHVGYGLDIKADFRDPASRTVGTEIVATSISSGKDGADRPSNYDKLMQANPHLRFFNGRRGYVTVALGEESARADFRTVPYVTTPGAPVATAGSFVTEAGDPGLKPA; this is translated from the coding sequence ATGAACCGCGTACACGACGTTCACGAGCATTCCGAGGAACTCCGCGCCGCCGCACGCCACTTGGGACGCCGCCGGTTTCTCACCGTCACCGGGGCCGCCGCCGCGCTCGCCTTCGCCACCCAGCTGCCGGCCGCCGGTTCCGCGGCCGCGGCGGAGTTCGACGGGCGCCGTATGGCGGAGGACCCGTTCACCCTCGGCGTGGCGTCCGGCGACCCGCTGCCCGGCTCGGTCCTGCTCTGGACCCGGCTCGCGCCCCGCCCCTTCGAGCCCGGCGGCGGACTGCCCGCCGAGCGGGTGTCCGTCCACTGGGAACTCGCCCGGGACGAGCGCTTCACCCGGACCGTCCGCCGCGGCCGGGCCACCGCGCACCCGGAGTTCTCGCACACGGTGCACGTCGAGGTCGAGCACCTCGACGCCGACCGGGAGTTCTTCTACCGCTTCCGCGTCGGCGCCTGGACCAGCCCCGTCGGCCGTACGAGGACAGCGCCCGCACCCTGGGCCCGCAACGCCGGTCTGAAGCTGGCCGCCGTCTCCTGCCAGGCGTACCACGACGGGTACTTCACGGCCTACCGCCACCTCGCGCAGGAGGACGTCGACGTCGTCTTCCACCTCGGCGACTACCTCTACGAGTACGCCGTCAACGCCACCGGCGGCGCCCGCGCCTACACGGACCGGACCCTTCCGGCCGTCTTCAACCGCGAGACGCTCACCCTGGACGACTACCGGCTCCGGTACGGGCTCTACAAGTCGGACCCCGACCTGCGAGCCGCCCACGCCGCCCACCCCTTCGTCGTCACCTGGGACGACCACGAGACCGAGAACAACTACGCGGGCGGCACACCCGAGAACGACGTCCCGCCGGAGGAGTTCCTGCTCCGCCGCGCCGCCGCCTACCGCGCCTACTGGGAGCACCAGCCGCTCCGCACGCCCCAGCGGCCCCAGGGGGCCGACATGCGGCTCTACCGCCGGCTGCGCTTCGGCCGGCTCGCCCAGTTCGACATCCTCGACACCCGCCAGTACCGCTCCGACCAGGCGTACGGCGACGGCTGGCAGGTCCCGGGACCGGAGTCCGAGAACCCGGCGCGGACGATGACCGGCGCCACGCAGGAGCGGTGGCTGCTCGACGGCTGGCGCTGCTCCCGCTCCCGCTGGAACGTCCTGCCGCAGCAGGTCGTCCTCGCCGAGCGCCGCGACCGTGCCACCGCCGACTTCAAGCTCTCCATGGACTCCTGGGACGGCTACCCGGCGTCCCGGCAGCGGATCCTCGCGGGGGCGGCGACCGCCGGGGTGGAGAACCTGATGGTGCTCACCGGGGACGTCCACGTCGGCTACGGACTCGACATCAAGGCCGACTTCCGCGATCCGGCCTCGCGGACCGTCGGCACCGAGATCGTCGCCACCTCGATCAGCAGCGGCAAGGACGGCGCCGACCGTCCGTCGAACTACGACAAGCTCATGCAGGCCAACCCGCACCTGCGGTTCTTCAACGGGCGGCGCGGCTATGTGACGGTCGCGCTCGGTGAGGAGTCCGCCCGGGCCGACTTCCGTACGGTGCCGTACGTGACGACCCCGGGCGCTCCCGTCGCCACGGCCGGCTCCTTCGTCACGGAGGCGGGCGACCCGGGCCTCAAGCCCGCGTGA
- a CDS encoding SDR family oxidoreductase has product MGHASRVRCAPMSIAVVTGAGSGIGRSVALALAAAGWSVALAGRRAGALEETAAASPAGDFLVVPTDVTSADEVAALFTAVRDRYGRVDLLFNNAGTFAGGGVPVEDLDPDTWRAVVDVNLTGAFLCAQAAFRTMKEQSPQGGRIINNGSISAHVPRPHSIAYTATKHAMTGLTKSLSLDGRPYRIACGQLDIGNAATEMTARMQTGILQANGELAAEPVMDAADVAATVVHMAALPLEANVQFATVMATAMPYVGRG; this is encoded by the coding sequence ATGGGGCACGCGTCTCGCGTACGCTGCGCGCCCATGAGCATCGCAGTGGTGACGGGAGCGGGATCGGGCATCGGCCGGAGTGTGGCCCTCGCCCTGGCGGCGGCAGGCTGGTCGGTGGCCCTGGCGGGGCGCCGGGCCGGCGCCCTGGAGGAGACGGCGGCGGCCTCACCGGCCGGGGACTTCCTGGTCGTCCCCACGGACGTCACCTCGGCGGACGAGGTGGCGGCCCTCTTCACGGCGGTACGCGACCGCTACGGCCGCGTCGACCTGCTCTTCAACAACGCCGGTACGTTCGCGGGCGGCGGCGTCCCCGTCGAGGACCTGGACCCGGACACCTGGCGCGCGGTCGTCGACGTCAACCTGACGGGCGCGTTCCTGTGCGCCCAGGCGGCCTTCCGGACCATGAAGGAGCAGTCCCCGCAGGGCGGCCGGATCATCAACAACGGCTCGATCTCGGCCCACGTACCGCGCCCGCACTCGATCGCCTACACGGCGACGAAGCACGCGATGACGGGCCTGACGAAGTCCCTGTCGCTCGACGGACGCCCGTACCGGATCGCCTGCGGTCAGCTCGACATCGGCAACGCGGCGACGGAGATGACGGCCCGCATGCAGACCGGCATCCTCCAGGCCAACGGCGAACTGGCGGCGGAACCGGTGATGGACGCGGCGGACGTGGCGGCGACGGTCGTGCACATGGCGGCCCTGCCGCTGGAGGCGAACGTGCAGTTCGCGACGGTCATGGCGACGGCGATGCCGTACGTCGGACGGGGCTGA